Part of the Leptolyngbya sp. BL0902 genome, GAAACGATTTTGGCGGCGATTCCCGACGGCAAGCGGGCGGCGGCAGTTAGCTATTTGGACGATCTCCAGGCTCAGCTCCTGCCCATGCATGAGGCCATTGATCTGAAGGATCGAGAAGCGGTGTGGATGACCCGTTCCGCCATGCTCGACAATGTGGGCCGTATTGAAGAGCTGATGGTAACAGCCTTCCCCTTCGAGGTGCCCGAAGCCTATAGCAACCTGCCCCAACTGAAGGGACGGGCCACAATAGAATTTGTCACCAACAAGGGCACGATGCAGGCCGTGGTGGATGGCTATAGCGCCCCCGTCACCGCTGGTAACTTTGTAGACCTGGTGCAGCGAGGCTTCTACGACGGCATGGAATTTATCCGTGCCGAAGAAAACTACGTGCTGCAAACGGGTGATCCGGCGGGGCCAGAGGATGGCTTTATCGATCCCAAAACCAAGGCTTACCGTGCCGTGCCCCTAGAAATTTTGGTGAAGGGCGACGATGCCCCCGTCTACGGCACCACGTTGGAAGATCTGGGCCGCTATTTGGATGATCCCGTCTTGCCCTTTTCCGCCTTTGGCACCCTGGGCATGGCCCGCCCCGGAGACGATCCCAACGGCGGATCTTCCCAGTTCTTCTTCTTCCTGTTTGAGCCGGAAATGACCCCCGCTGGCCTGAATTTGCTGGATGGCCGCTACTCGGTCTTCGGCTATGTGGTAGACAACAAAGAAGTCCTAGAACAGTTGGGGCAGGGCGACCGCATTCAATCCGCCCGTGTGGTAGCCGGAGCCGAAAACCTCATCCAACCCACCTAAGCCATGGCCGATATCCCAACCGTGGGCTCCACTGTGGGGCACGTTGGCGAACTAGGGCTGCTTCAGCGTCTCTTTCGCTACTGCCCCACCGACCTAGTGGGAGACGACGCGGCGGTGATGAATCTTCCCCCCGGTCATCAACTGGTGGTGACAACGGACATGCTGGTGGATGGCGTCCACTTTAGCGATCAAACCACTGCCCCAGAGGACGTGGGCTGGCGGGCCATCGCCGCTAATTTGTCCGACCTCGCCGCCATGGGAGCCCAGCCCCAGGGCATTACGGTGGCCCTGAGCCTACCCAGTTCCACCCCGGTGGCCTGGGTCGAGGGGGTGTATCAAGGTATGGCCGCCTGCCTCGATACCTGGGGCGGGCAGATTATTGGCGGCGATCTGTGTCGGTCGAACACCCTCAGCCTCGCCATTACTGCCCTGGGTGCGGTGGAGGCGGGTGAAGCGTTTTACCGCCACACGGCCCAGCCTGGACAGGTGCTCCTAGCCACGGGCTACCACGGCCTTTCGCGGGCGGGGCTAGAACTGCTGTTGGCTCCCGATCAACGCCAGTCCCCAAGCGACGCGGTGCGTCAACGATGGATTCAGGCTCACCAGCGACCCCAGCCTAGGCTAGAGGTGGTTGCTCACCTGCGATCCCTGATTCAGGATGGTGCCGAGCGGATGCCCATCGCTGCCATGGATTCCAGTGATGGCCTTGCCAACGCGGTGTTGCACCTGTGCCAAGCCAGCGGCGTTGGAGCTATCCTTGATGCCCATCAACTCCCCCTCGATCCCGCCTTGGTCGACTGGGTGGGGCTCGACCAAGCCCGCCAATGGTGCCTCTACGGCGGCGAAGACTTTGAGCTGGTGCTTTGTTTGCCAGCATCCATTGCCCAAGCCCTCAGCCGTGACCTGGGCGGCTCGGCAACGGTGATCGGACGCACGACGGCCCAGCCCGCGATTCGCCTCCAGGGAGTGTCTTCCTCGCCCGATTCTGTCTCATCGGCGGGCTCTGGCGACGGTATCGAATTGTCCTTCGACCAAGGATTCCAGCATTTTTAGATGACTTCGCCTCTCCGGGGGGCGGCTGAGGCTGGGGGCCTGTTCCTACGGGTTAGCGGCCACCACCGGATAGAGCGGCTCCTGACCATTTAAGCGCCAGAGGCTAATGCACAGGGCTGTAGCCACCACCAGCCACACCAAGGACGGAAAAATGACCCACCCTGCCAAGGGCAGCACCTGAAAGTAGCTCGCTGTCAGCACCACAACCGACAGCAGCGGCCCCGCCAGCACCACGGGCACCGCCGCCCCCAGGCGACCCTCCACCGTGAAAATCGTGTTCCAGGTGTCGCCCAAGCTGAGGTGAATCATGTAGATCACCAGGGGCCAGCACAGGAACGTTTGCCCCAGGGCCGACCACACCCAGTAAGCCGAGGTAATCCGCAGCACGGCAATGCTCATCCAAACAATCGGGAAGGCTAAGGGGGGCGGTGCCCAACCCGGTCGTTGCAGCGACCGATAACGACCGCTGTTGCGCGTGTTGTCGAGCCAAGAGAACAGCCGGGAACGCAGGGTGATAAAGGCAAAAAAAGCCCAGGGAATGGCGGTCATTGCCCAATCTGGCAAGGCGTCCCCTAGGGGCCAGTCTAGGATCCTATCCATCCCCCACAAGAGCCCCGTCATCACCGCCACCTGGGTCAGGGTGGCCCCTAGGTAGGTGAGGGTAGCGGCGATGTCCCAGCGGGGGCTGGCCAAATCGGTAGCAATTTTGGGGTCGGTGGCCGTTTCGCGAACACCCATCACGGTATTAACGCTTTGCTGGATCCAATTTTTGCGATTCATGGCGATCTCCCCTGTGTTCCTGCGTGTGTATCCTGACCGATGTGCTCGGCCTCTAGTCTGCTGGCGATGGCTTCTGAGGCCGTCATCCTAGGCGCTTGACCCGATCCTTGGCGTCTTGGCGCAGTTGTCGGGCCATGCGAAAGAGTTCCTGTCCGGTGTGTAGGTAGGACGGTTCGTAGCTGTAGGTAAAGCGCTCGATTTCCTCTAGGCCGTCTTCGATCTGGCCCAGGCAATGGTAGAGGTCAGCGGCAACCCCGGCTGCGCTGGCAGGGTTGGCCATGGATTGAAACTTGGTTTTGGCCTGCTCTAGCCAGGTGTTGCACTGTTCTAGGTAGGCTTGAAAGGCTGCCATCAAGTCGTCGTCAAAGGGGTCGGCGGAGAGTTGACGCACCTCGGCTTTGAGGGGGGAGATAATCTTCCCTGTGAGCCGATCCACCGGGCCGTAGACGAGCTTCAGCCAAGCATCTTCGCGGGCCTCGGAGGATTGGCTAGCCTGTCGGTGACGGCGGTAGGCAGCTTGCATATCGGCGGTGCGGCGGGTGCGCTGCTGGGCCGCCACCTCTGGATTAGCAACGGCCACGCCCTGACGCTCTTGGTCGTACCGCACCCGACGGGCCGGATCGCCGATCACCTCGTAGGCGTTGTTGATGCGGGCAATGTGGTCGTGGGAGGCGGCTTCCGTTTGGCGATCAGGGTGAAACTGCTTAGCCAAACGGCGATAGGCCCGCTTGATTTCGGCCTGGGTTGCCGTTTCGTGGACTTCCAGAATTTGGTAGTGAGTTTGCTCTGCCATAGCCACTATCTTAAAAGAGAGCCTGGCGAATCGCTAGCGTTCCCTGCCCTAACCTCAGTTCGGAATCAGCTCAGCGGCCCAGCCCTAATAGTCCATTGGGAAGCAAGCCATAGCCCCCTCGCCCCGGCCTCACACCGTCAGGGCGGTGAGCTTGACTAGGAGTGGATCGGTTAGGCTTTGTTGTTTGTCGGTCAACAGGCTTTGCAGATAGGCCCGAAGCCCCTGACTTTGCTGGGGGTTCGGCACATACACCTGGGGGTTGGGGCGGCTGAACAGCGGCGTTGTCCCCAGGGCCTGGAGAGCCGGGTTGGGGCTCGGAATCAGCAGGGGGCTGGGGGTCGCGATGGGAATTAGCCCTGGAGGTAAGCGTCCCTCTAGGAGGGCCATCAGGTGGGCTTCGCAGGCCGCTACGTTGAGGCCCTGCTCCTGGAGGAGATGGAGGATGCCGCTGAGGGGCAGAGGCTGATCGGCACAGGTACGCAGCAGTTCCATCAGCAGAAACATATCGCTGTACTGATGGCGGTGCAGGTCAAGCACCTGGGGATAGCGGGCAAGATTCACCAGCCCATAGGCAACCCGGCTGCAACTGGGGGGGCGGTCACTGTGGTAGGTGTCTTGGACGATGGTGGCGTTGGGAAATTTCTGGCGCAGCCAGCGGGCCATTTTGGGCAGCGACGCACTCCCCCCGGTACACACCACCTGGTGGACGGCCTGACTGGCCATTCCCACCTCGCTCAGCAGGCGGTTGAGGTGGCCGTTGATGCGCTGGATGTAGGGCAGGATGATGCGATCTTCGAGATCCTTACTCCGCACTACCCAGTGTTGATCCGCCAGATCCAGCTCAAACTGGGCCTGGTGCTGAAGGATGATCTTGAGGTGGCGGGCCGCATCCAAAACACTTTGGCCCAGGGCCGAAGACTCTAGCCGCTGCCAAAGCCGCTGCCGACGGGCCAGATCAGGTTCGCCCGGTCGGGGTAAATCCAGTTCATCCAAACGCAGATCCACCCAGTGAGCATTTTCCAATTCCGGCATCTCCGCCTGCCAGCCCCAGTCGTGGCCCCCGGTCGATCCTCCCATCGCGGCTGGACGCTGCTGCCGCCGATCTGCCGGGTGCAGGAGTTGGCACACAATATCGAGGTCGATGGCATCCCCCGCATAGGTAAGGGAATGGAGGGAAAAAGCCTCATAATTGAGGGCCGTCAGGGGTTCTGGGATATTAACGAGACCCACTTCGGTGACGGTGGCCCCCGCCGCAATTACCACGGTGCCCCCCGTCCACTGACAGGCGTAGAGGGTTTGCTGCTGAATGGGCTGGCTTTGGCCCTGGGGTAGGGGTGTCTCCGGGTCAGGTAATCCTGAGAGCACCGCTGCAATAGCGTCCTCAATGAAGTACACATCATCTGCCCGGTGAACTAGCCCCGCCCCCAGCACCGCTTCCCGCAGGTTAAAGGTATAGGTATCGGGCCAGTTGGCCGGATAGCTGACCACCACCCCGGCCAGGTGATCGAGGGCTTGGGCAATGGCCGGAGCTTTCAGCCCCACGGCCCCCAGGGTAAAGGGAGCCTCGCCCCGAAGAGCCTGGGGCAGCGTGGCCAATAATCCCTGCAAGCTGTCCTGGAAGGCCTTGAGCGGTAGCTGAGTAGTCTCGGCCCATTGAATCTGAGGCTGCGATACGGCACCCTCGCCGAGGGGAATACCCAGGCGCAAAAACGGCTTGAGGTTTTTGATTAATACCGTGTTGTCTTCGGGGTCTCCGTCGCCCCAAGTTACGGTGAGGGCCGAAGAACCGACGGACTGAACCTGGTAATCGCCGCTGGTAGCTAGCCGCACTAGGCTGAGGGTGGGCAGACGGAAAAACTTATCGGCGGTGGCCCCCGAAATGTTGTTGTCCACCCAGTAGAGGGGATGCACCTGGCCGCTGTGGCGTTCCATCAGTACGGCTGACAGCCCCGTGGTGCCAACGTCTAGCCCCAAAAACCATAGGGACTGCGGCTCTGGCGAGGCCGGAAGCGGCGGCTCCACCGTGGCCGGAGGCGGTGGGGGCTCTGCCAGCAACGCCTCTAGGTCGGCCACGTCTGCTTCTGCCAGGGCGGTTTCGGGCAAGGCGGGTTCCGGTGTTTCCCCAGGCAAACCCGCATCCCCAGGGCTGACCTGTGGGGATGGGGCGGGAGCAACGCGATTCTCTGCCTCACCAGAAACTACCCTAGACTGGGCGATCTCCTCCGTCAGGTTGGCAAGGCGAGTTTGATCGAGGGATCCCAGGATGCTGTCCAGGCTCATTTCTCGTTGCCAATCGCTGTCCTCGCTGGCGACAGGCCCAGGCAGGGGAGCCTGTGGCGATAAGGGCTGAGGGGACTCGGCAGACGCCCCAGCATCCTGGTTAACGCCAATGTCCTCTAGGCTCCAGGGAGTGATTGGGGCCGTTCCGATGCCGAACGAGGTTGGCGCTAGGCCAGCAATCCCGTCGTTGGTCGCCTCATCTGGGGGTGCTTCCATCTCAGGGCTGAGGGCGTCGCTAGGATCGAGGCTCAGGTCTAGGTCATTGAGGGTGAGGGAAAAGTCCGCTGCTTGGGGGCCTTCGCGGGCAGGCAAGTCAGCGGTGCCAAAGTCTTCTAGGGTAGGGCCTGACGCGCCAAAGTCCTCTAGGGTGGGACTAGCTGCACCAAAGTCCTCCAGGGTGGGACTGGCAGTGCCAAAGTCTTCTAGGGTGGGGCCTGACGCGCCAAAGTCCTCCAGGGTGGGACTGGCTGCGCCAAAGTCCTCCAGGGTGGGACCTGACGTGCCAAAGTCTTCCAGTCGAGGGCCAACCTCAAGCTCTGACAGCGTAGGATTAGGAGCCATAGCCTCCCCAGCCCAGTCGAGGTCGGTTGGAGAAGGTCGGGCCGCAGCGGGCGAATCCCCCCAATCAAGGCTATCCAAGCTATCTCCGCCCAGGCTTAGGGCCAGATCAGGCACATCCACAGTCGGTTGTATCGGGGGCTGGGGGGCTGTCTCAGCGGCGTTTCCTCCAAAGGCGTCTTCCCCAAAGACATCCTCCGCTGTCACCGAGTCGGTTTCGGGTTCAGCCAGCGGAAACTGAGGATCCAATCGCAAATCGACCAGCAGACTGTCTAAGGACAAAAACGGATCCGCTGCGGTCTCTTCTGGTGCCGTGGACGGTGGATTTGAGGGGCCTTCGCCAAATAGATCAAGGCTACCTTCTCCCGCATCCACCCTCGAAGCCGAAGGATCCGAATCC contains:
- a CDS encoding peptidylprolyl isomerase, with product MTISRPWWQHGSRTLLSALGVLLVMMGVGVGQPSQAQALSLGGTLDATMTVAYLPPGNAITEGRALLRNSLPIENKAIRDIQSTLEGLSEWLRSKRWGPVAKDVAKVERLLGRDRETILAAIPDGKRAAAVSYLDDLQAQLLPMHEAIDLKDREAVWMTRSAMLDNVGRIEELMVTAFPFEVPEAYSNLPQLKGRATIEFVTNKGTMQAVVDGYSAPVTAGNFVDLVQRGFYDGMEFIRAEENYVLQTGDPAGPEDGFIDPKTKAYRAVPLEILVKGDDAPVYGTTLEDLGRYLDDPVLPFSAFGTLGMARPGDDPNGGSSQFFFFLFEPEMTPAGLNLLDGRYSVFGYVVDNKEVLEQLGQGDRIQSARVVAGAENLIQPT
- the thiL gene encoding thiamine-phosphate kinase, which codes for MADIPTVGSTVGHVGELGLLQRLFRYCPTDLVGDDAAVMNLPPGHQLVVTTDMLVDGVHFSDQTTAPEDVGWRAIAANLSDLAAMGAQPQGITVALSLPSSTPVAWVEGVYQGMAACLDTWGGQIIGGDLCRSNTLSLAITALGAVEAGEAFYRHTAQPGQVLLATGYHGLSRAGLELLLAPDQRQSPSDAVRQRWIQAHQRPQPRLEVVAHLRSLIQDGAERMPIAAMDSSDGLANAVLHLCQASGVGAILDAHQLPLDPALVDWVGLDQARQWCLYGGEDFELVLCLPASIAQALSRDLGGSATVIGRTTAQPAIRLQGVSSSPDSVSSAGSGDGIELSFDQGFQHF
- a CDS encoding TspO/MBR family protein, with product MNRKNWIQQSVNTVMGVRETATDPKIATDLASPRWDIAATLTYLGATLTQVAVMTGLLWGMDRILDWPLGDALPDWAMTAIPWAFFAFITLRSRLFSWLDNTRNSGRYRSLQRPGWAPPPLAFPIVWMSIAVLRITSAYWVWSALGQTFLCWPLVIYMIHLSLGDTWNTIFTVEGRLGAAVPVVLAGPLLSVVVLTASYFQVLPLAGWVIFPSLVWLVVATALCISLWRLNGQEPLYPVVAANP
- a CDS encoding DnaJ domain-containing protein, yielding MAEQTHYQILEVHETATQAEIKRAYRRLAKQFHPDRQTEAASHDHIARINNAYEVIGDPARRVRYDQERQGVAVANPEVAAQQRTRRTADMQAAYRRHRQASQSSEAREDAWLKLVYGPVDRLTGKIISPLKAEVRQLSADPFDDDLMAAFQAYLEQCNTWLEQAKTKFQSMANPASAAGVAADLYHCLGQIEDGLEEIERFTYSYEPSYLHTGQELFRMARQLRQDAKDRVKRLG